One Flavobacteriales bacterium genomic window, TATCCTCGATATAGTCGCTGGTGTAGGTAGGTGTATTTTCTGAGGTATTGTCCGTGAGTCGAGGTAGGTTGTTGCTAAAAAATTGTTGTTGGTGGGCGGTTTCTATAATTGTTGTACTCAATGATTTTGGGTATTTGTAGGTTGGGTTGTAGTCGGTAATAACCTCAGATATTTTTGAGCAGAGGTCTTTGTATGGCTTAAATACTTCGTTTTTGTTGATTTCTGATACTTCTTTTACCAAATACACTTTGCTGCTTTCGGCAATCACAATTTGGTTGAGCGATTTTTTGTTGTATTCATCAAGACCGGTGCTGTCTGGAAGTTCGTGGGTTAAAAGGTTGATGACAATCCGTATTCGTTCATGTTTATCATGAACATTTTGCAAACGAAATATCAGCAAAAACTCCATATACGACCAATACCAATTGAGTATGTACAGCAAAATGCGGTATTTGTTTTCAAAATATCGATAAACAGTGGCCTCGGTTGTTCCAATGTCTGAAGCAAGTTTTTTAAACGTGAATTGTTCGAAACCCAAGTTGTTGATAAGGTCTATAGAGTGCCGAACGATTTGTTTGCCAATCTCGCTTGTTTCCGGATCCTTTAGAAAAATCTTGGCATTTACCTTAAAGTTTACCTGAAACTCCATGTTGTTTTTTTAGCAAAAATAATAAAAGTCAAAATCATTAAACAATTACTTTTTGACAAAAAAGTGAAATACCAACAATCAATAGTAATACTATTATTATGTAAAGTAATATTATATTTGCACCAAATCATAGAATATGCTTTTAGAAAAGAAAATACCTCTATCCTATATCTTTAACAAAGTGAAGTACGAGATGCTGTTGGTGGCCTTGATTGGTCTTGCCACATATTATATCACTCTTGCCTACAGAAGTGTCATTCCAGATATGCCCATTGCCATTCCCGCGTTTATCGGTACAGCCATTTCCGTTTTATTATCTTTCAAACTAAATCAATCCTACGATAGATGGTGGGAAGCAAGAAAAGTTTGGGGAGCCATTGTAAACGATAGTCGAAGTCTTGTGTTGCAGCTTCAAATGTTTTTGGCAGAAGGAAACAAGGAGTCCATCAGAAGAATTTCGTTTCGGCACATCGCTTGGCTGTATAGTCTCACTCAATCTTTGAGAAAGCTGCCCAACATGGAGAATCTTGAAGAATTTCTTTCGGCAGAAGATATGGAGGCCATCAAAAAGCACAACAACAAACCTCTGGCCCTTATGCAGCTCAATGCAAAGGAATTAGCTGATTTGAAAAATAAAAACCAAATGGATTCATTCTCGTTGATTCAAATCAACAACACCTTGGTAGAATTTTCCAACCACATGGGGAAATGTGAGCGGATAAAAAATACGGTTTTCCCGACCACTTATCGAAAATTTTTGCATTGGACCATTTATCTTTTTACGGTAACACTATCTATATCATTAAGAGACATAGAAAGCTATTTTGAGTTGCCATTGCTTTTGGCCATTTCATCCGCATTCTTTTTACTGGAGCGGTCGGCCACCCACATGCAAGATCCATTTGATAATAAACCTACAGACACGCCAATGACCACCATTTCTCGAAACATAGAAATTAATCTTAAACAACTGTTGGGCGAAAAAGATATACCAAAACCCATTACTTCATCTGATTTCTATTCACTTTAAATATAAAAATACAATGCGAACACACACTAAAGAAACGCAAGAGCACTTAACGCCAGAAATGGCATTGCAGATTTTAAAAGAAGGAAACGAACGATTTATTAACAACCTAAAAGCAAACCGTAACTTACTGCAACAGGTAAACGAAACCTCCACAGGGCAATTTCCGTTTGCCACCATTCTCAGCTGTATAGACAGTAGAACGTCGGCCGAATTAATTTTTGACCAAGGTTTAGGCGATATTTTTAGTATTCGTATTGCTGGAAATATTTTGAATGAGGATATTCTTGGCAGTATGGAATTTGCCACCAAAATAGTTGGAACCAAAATTTTGGTTGTTTTGGGACACACCCGATGCGGTGCTATTGTTGGTGCTTGCAATCATGTGGAAATGGGCAACCTAACTACCCTTCTCAACAAAATTCAACCTGCGTTGTATGCAGAAAAATCCACAAAGGAAGATAGAACAGGCAAAAACGAACAATTCGTGCGAAATGTAACCGAACTAAACGTTCAACTAACCATTGATAGAATTAGACGTGAAAGCCCCATTATATGCGAGCTTGAAGAGAGTAAAGCCATTAAAATTATTGGTGCCATGTATGACGTTGAAAGCGGTGTGGTTACTTTTATGGAATAAAATTAAGCTATTTTAAACCAAACATTAACCAGGCAACAATAGGCAGAAGAAGGCCGGCAAGTATAAACCATTTGCCTCGGCCTTTGATGCCTTTCTTGCCTTTTAGGACAAACAAACCGGTAATGCTGATTACAATGAGGAGAAACGCAAAAATGTCTGATACCCATTTCCAGCCTTTCAAGCTATTGCGATGCAATACATTGGCATGGTAAAATACAGGACGGCGTTTTACTTCTTCATAAATCCCGGTTTGGGTAGAGGCATTTGCGTGTAGCGTTGCGTTTTTGTAATAAATTTTTACCTGGTCGAAAGTCGGTTTGTCAAAAACTCGATAATCTTGTTCTCCAACCAATGCAGAAAGAGTCAAAATATCTTCGGGCTGTGGGTTTTGCATCGGAAAATGAGCAGGGAGTTTTATTTGGGTTTTGGAAATAATAAAGTCCGGATTCCAATCATCCACATGGTTGAGGGCAATGCCCGAAAGGCAATAGACAATAATTAGCGTCGAAAAAAAGTAACCCAAGTCGCGATGTGTGGCAATGTTGAGTTTGCGTA contains:
- a CDS encoding TetR/AcrR family transcriptional regulator encodes the protein MEFQVNFKVNAKIFLKDPETSEIGKQIVRHSIDLINNLGFEQFTFKKLASDIGTTEATVYRYFENKYRILLYILNWYWSYMEFLLIFRLQNVHDKHERIRIVINLLTHELPDSTGLDEYNKKSLNQIVIAESSKVYLVKEVSEINKNEVFKPYKDLCSKISEVITDYNPTYKYPKSLSTTIIETAHQQQFFSNNLPRLTDNTSENTPTYTSDYIEDMVFKILG
- a CDS encoding carbonic anhydrase (macrophage inducible 5; Mig-5), with the protein product MRTHTKETQEHLTPEMALQILKEGNERFINNLKANRNLLQQVNETSTGQFPFATILSCIDSRTSAELIFDQGLGDIFSIRIAGNILNEDILGSMEFATKIVGTKILVVLGHTRCGAIVGACNHVEMGNLTTLLNKIQPALYAEKSTKEDRTGKNEQFVRNVTELNVQLTIDRIRRESPIICELEESKAIKIIGAMYDVESGVVTFME
- a CDS encoding PepSY-associated TM helix domain-containing protein; amino-acid sequence: MSHTLNKKIRKLNIATHRDLGYFFSTLIIVYCLSGIALNHVDDWNPDFIISKTQIKLPAHFPMQNPQPEDILTLSALVGEQDYRVFDKPTFDQVKIYYKNATLHANASTQTGIYEEVKRRPVFYHANVLHRNSLKGWKWVSDIFAFLLIVISITGLFVLKGKKGIKGRGKWFILAGLLLPIVAWLMFGLK